One window of the Brevibacterium limosum genome contains the following:
- a CDS encoding LpqB family beta-propeller domain-containing protein has product MMRTMPRGFRVRTMLVSVFTALALVGCSSIPTSSPIGHIEDDSGDQGANNARIPDGPEPGDSPSDIVRGFLRAGAGTGNNFSVARSFLTEGEAQKWSPQESVSVLPNDTDLDSLNVGVTSDQKTMSISAPVVGLVDSSGVYNSTKPGTQSTLEFSLRQENGEWRISSAPDGLLISQTDFRTIFLNYSLQFFTSDYSYLVPDSRWFLRSSSTPTVLMNELLSGPAPYLSGAVITAITDGAKLSESNVVTIENGVAHVSLGQQNPAPSDREKGLIRQQIATTLQVIPSISAIELTIGGQTVPASLQPKTDTSVQVDGPPVVLADDRLSRVSGTTVAKVENSPNLKKAKASDPAVSLDDSLYVYLADDGKQLMRLKSDAVDATPILKGKKLVRPSIDRFNTTWTGEAENEGELKAVGRDGKVFTVAADFLNDRQLVDIEVSRDGTRVALLSRHKGEPDRVDVVGVPRDKAGNPSGHVSESPIEVGASFDEIKDVSWAGSTSLVALAAEEGDSAQPFRIGVTGPAEQLGEVSGGSRIAGGVDGRSILVTSSDGALYSYNSNAWQKLVDVAAKDPSYPG; this is encoded by the coding sequence ATGATGCGCACGATGCCCCGGGGCTTCCGGGTGAGGACCATGCTGGTCTCCGTCTTCACAGCCCTGGCCCTCGTCGGCTGCTCGTCGATCCCGACCTCCTCACCTATCGGTCATATCGAAGACGATTCGGGTGACCAGGGTGCGAACAACGCGCGGATCCCCGACGGCCCGGAACCCGGCGACAGCCCATCGGACATCGTGCGCGGATTCCTTCGGGCAGGAGCCGGCACAGGCAACAACTTCTCCGTGGCCCGGTCATTCCTCACCGAGGGCGAGGCACAGAAATGGAGCCCGCAGGAATCGGTGTCGGTGCTGCCGAACGACACTGACCTCGACTCCTTGAACGTCGGGGTCACCTCCGATCAGAAGACGATGAGCATCTCGGCTCCGGTCGTCGGCCTCGTCGACTCCTCCGGCGTGTACAACTCCACCAAACCGGGCACCCAGTCGACCCTGGAGTTCTCATTGCGGCAGGAGAACGGGGAGTGGAGGATCTCCTCGGCGCCGGACGGGCTGCTCATCAGCCAGACCGACTTCCGCACGATCTTCCTCAACTATTCGCTGCAGTTCTTCACCTCCGACTATTCCTATCTCGTCCCTGACTCCCGCTGGTTCCTCCGGTCCTCCTCGACCCCGACCGTGCTGATGAACGAGCTGCTCAGCGGACCCGCCCCCTACCTCTCCGGAGCGGTGATCACTGCGATCACCGACGGGGCGAAGCTGAGCGAATCGAATGTGGTCACGATCGAGAACGGTGTTGCCCATGTGTCCTTGGGACAGCAGAACCCGGCCCCGTCCGACCGTGAGAAGGGACTGATCCGCCAGCAGATCGCCACCACTCTGCAGGTCATTCCCTCGATCTCGGCGATCGAGCTGACCATCGGCGGACAGACGGTGCCGGCCAGCCTGCAGCCGAAGACCGACACCTCGGTCCAAGTGGATGGGCCACCCGTCGTGCTCGCCGATGACCGACTCTCTCGTGTCTCGGGAACGACCGTCGCCAAGGTCGAGAACAGTCCGAACCTGAAGAAGGCGAAGGCGAGTGACCCAGCGGTGTCGCTGGACGACTCCCTGTACGTGTACCTGGCCGATGACGGCAAGCAGCTCATGCGGTTGAAGTCCGACGCCGTCGACGCCACTCCGATCCTCAAGGGCAAGAAGCTCGTGCGCCCCAGCATCGATCGGTTCAATACGACCTGGACCGGTGAGGCGGAGAACGAGGGCGAACTCAAGGCCGTCGGCCGTGACGGAAAGGTCTTCACCGTGGCCGCCGACTTCCTCAACGATCGGCAGCTCGTCGATATCGAAGTCTCGCGAGACGGAACCCGTGTCGCTCTGCTCAGTCGGCACAAGGGGGAGCCGGACCGCGTCGACGTGGTCGGTGTGCCGCGGGACAAGGCGGGCAATCCGTCCGGCCATGTCTCCGAATCGCCGATCGAAGTGGGAGCGAGCTTCGACGAGATCAAGGACGTCTCTTGGGCAGGGTCGACCTCTCTGGTGGCGCTGGCCGCTGAGGAAGGCGATTCTGCGCAGCCGTTCCGCATCGGAGTCACCGGACCTGCAGAACAGCTCGGCGAAGTCTCGGGCGGGAGCCGCATCGCCGGCGGGGTGGATGGACGCTCGATCCTGGTCACCAGTTCCGATGGCGCCCTGTACAGCTACAACTCGAACGCGTGGCAGAAACTCGTCGATGTCGCCGCGAAGGATCCCTCCTATCCCGGCTGA
- the mtrB gene encoding MtrAB system histidine kinase MtrB: MTSEAAADGPVRTAASALKTFWNFILRSFSHSLQVRIVVLTIVLTSVAIFGVGTYMSQQIARGLFDTRLDSLSSQTRSILAELRSLAPVDGQAVTQDTLSSQLSSIYNRSAGSVYSLTLQPKDPNSSFSTITAGGPGEDGEASQVPITDELREAIRKAPSDDKLYQSVSLPDGTGPGLLITQELQIPGAGQFQLYYLGDLSEQQDTLNFVQRSMFVAALVLVVLVGAVAWIVTRLVVTPVRTGAEVARLIADGDLDERMPVHGNDEIAVLGESFNDMADTLQHQIEQMERLSVLQRQFVSDVSHELRTPLTTIRAAADLIFDSRDDLDPVTARSAELLNSQAERFDNLLSDLLEISRYDAGAAALVAKPVDIGAIVTSVIETVSMVAEQMSTAIVVHAPSSPVMAEVDRVRITRIVRNLVVNAIEHGENNPVDIYVASNAEAVAVSVRDHGVGMNEEQVEHVFDRFWRADPARKRTLGGSGLGLAISLEDAHLHNGWLQVWGKPGEGSCFRLTIPRRPDQEITSSPLPLPPRDAQIRGSALVAGPLSSDGSVRIQTGSIPIVVETEPEMLEANHDAPAEAVTQDPASAQPNTVTARADTAEPDTDAVGQLSAAETDPDLGGRDPDLGGRDPDQGGADPDLGGTDPDQGGADPDLDRTVSDLDGDDAGDASVKDREGGRP, encoded by the coding sequence GTGACCTCCGAGGCAGCCGCGGACGGGCCCGTCCGCACCGCGGCCTCGGCATTGAAGACGTTCTGGAACTTCATTCTCCGATCGTTCAGCCACTCCCTGCAGGTCCGCATCGTCGTGCTCACCATCGTGCTCACCTCGGTGGCGATCTTCGGTGTCGGCACCTATATGTCACAGCAGATCGCCCGCGGTCTCTTCGACACCCGTCTGGACTCCCTGTCCTCGCAGACCCGGTCGATCCTGGCCGAGTTGCGCTCCCTGGCGCCGGTCGACGGTCAGGCGGTCACCCAGGACACGCTCAGCTCGCAGCTGTCATCGATCTACAACCGTTCGGCCGGGTCGGTGTACTCGCTGACCCTGCAGCCGAAGGATCCGAACTCCTCGTTCTCGACGATCACCGCCGGTGGGCCGGGCGAGGACGGTGAGGCGTCGCAGGTGCCGATCACCGATGAGCTCCGAGAGGCCATCCGCAAGGCCCCGTCCGATGACAAGCTCTACCAGTCGGTGAGCCTGCCCGACGGGACCGGGCCGGGTCTGCTCATCACCCAAGAGCTGCAGATCCCCGGCGCCGGTCAGTTTCAGCTCTACTACCTCGGCGACCTCAGCGAACAGCAGGACACGCTGAACTTCGTGCAGCGGTCGATGTTCGTCGCCGCACTCGTCCTCGTCGTCCTCGTCGGCGCCGTCGCCTGGATCGTCACCCGCCTCGTCGTCACCCCGGTGCGCACCGGCGCCGAGGTGGCCAGGCTCATCGCCGACGGCGACCTCGATGAGCGCATGCCCGTGCACGGCAATGATGAGATCGCTGTTCTCGGCGAGAGCTTCAACGATATGGCCGACACCCTCCAGCATCAGATCGAGCAGATGGAACGCCTGTCCGTGCTGCAGCGGCAGTTCGTCTCCGATGTCTCCCATGAGCTGCGGACACCGCTGACGACGATCCGTGCCGCGGCCGACCTCATCTTCGATTCCCGCGACGACCTCGATCCCGTCACCGCCCGCAGCGCCGAACTGCTGAACTCGCAGGCCGAACGCTTCGACAATCTGCTCTCCGACCTGCTGGAGATCTCCCGCTACGATGCCGGTGCCGCAGCCTTGGTGGCCAAACCCGTCGACATCGGGGCGATCGTGACCTCTGTGATCGAGACCGTGTCGATGGTGGCCGAACAGATGTCGACGGCCATCGTCGTCCATGCTCCGTCATCACCGGTCATGGCCGAGGTCGACCGGGTTCGCATCACCCGGATCGTGCGCAACCTCGTCGTCAACGCCATCGAACACGGTGAGAACAACCCGGTCGACATCTATGTCGCCTCCAACGCCGAGGCAGTGGCGGTGAGCGTTCGCGACCACGGTGTCGGCATGAACGAAGAACAGGTCGAGCACGTCTTCGACCGTTTCTGGCGTGCCGATCCGGCCCGCAAGCGCACCCTCGGCGGATCCGGTCTGGGTCTGGCGATCTCGCTCGAGGATGCCCACCTGCACAACGGCTGGCTGCAGGTCTGGGGCAAACCCGGCGAAGGATCGTGCTTCCGGCTGACGATTCCGCGGCGCCCCGATCAGGAGATCACCTCGTCACCTCTGCCGCTGCCGCCCCGTGACGCGCAGATCCGCGGTTCCGCGCTCGTAGCCGGACCGCTGTCCTCGGACGGTTCCGTACGCATTCAGACCGGGTCGATCCCGATCGTCGTCGAAACCGAGCCGGAGATGCTCGAGGCGAACCACGACGCCCCCGCCGAGGCGGTCACGCAGGATCCCGCATCGGCTCAGCCGAATACCGTGACAGCCCGAGCAGACACCGCCGAACCAGACACCGATGCGGTGGGGCAGCTGTCCGCTGCCGAGACCGATCCGGACCTGGGTGGCAGAGATCCGGACCTGGGTGGCAGAGATCCGGACCAGGGCGGCGCTGATCCGGACCTGGGCGGCACAGATCCGGACCAGGGCGGCGCTGATCCGGACCTGGATCGCACAGTTTCGGACCTGGATGGCGACGACGCCGGCGACGCCAGCGTGAAAGACAGAGAAGGAGGACGGCCATGA
- the mtrA gene encoding MtrAB system response regulator MtrA, whose protein sequence is MNARILVVDDDTALAEMIGIVLKSEGFEPFFCATGDQAFEEFQKVSPDLVLLDLMLPGKDGLEVCREIREISSVPIIMLTAKSDTVDVVLGLESGADDYVPKPFKPKELVARVRARLRISEPQAPELLTVGDVVVDVAGHTVTKGGSPVSLTPLEFDLLVALARKPWQVFSRETLLEEVWGYRHAADTRLVNVHVQRLRSKIERDPEKPDIIVTVRGVGYKAGRAA, encoded by the coding sequence ATGAACGCTCGAATCCTCGTAGTTGATGATGACACGGCTTTGGCCGAAATGATCGGAATTGTGCTCAAAAGTGAAGGCTTCGAGCCCTTCTTCTGCGCCACCGGAGACCAGGCCTTCGAAGAGTTTCAGAAGGTCAGCCCGGACCTCGTGCTCCTCGACCTGATGCTTCCCGGCAAGGACGGACTCGAAGTGTGCCGGGAGATCCGCGAGATCTCCTCGGTGCCGATCATTATGCTCACGGCGAAGTCCGACACGGTCGATGTCGTCCTCGGCCTCGAATCCGGTGCCGACGACTATGTTCCGAAGCCGTTCAAGCCCAAGGAGCTCGTCGCCCGCGTCCGTGCTCGACTGCGGATCTCCGAACCGCAGGCTCCCGAACTGCTGACCGTCGGCGATGTCGTCGTCGACGTCGCCGGTCACACGGTGACCAAGGGAGGATCCCCGGTGTCACTGACTCCGCTCGAGTTCGATCTGCTCGTCGCCCTGGCCCGCAAGCCCTGGCAGGTGTTCTCCCGCGAGACCCTGCTCGAAGAGGTGTGGGGTTACCGCCACGCCGCGGACACCCGACTCGTCAATGTCCATGTGCAGCGTCTGCGGTCGAAGATCGAACGCGATCCGGAGAAGCCGGACATCATCGTCACCGTCCGCGGCGTCGGCTATAAGGCCGGCCGAGCCGCGTGA
- a CDS encoding DUF4129 domain-containing protein, whose translation MILSPVTEAAAHFRTVVSSQPGGAQLSAASASIDRDTGREWVEHELSKSEYAANDLTPLEQIGRWLSSLWDSLVRAALGANSPWLLIVVVLGLAAIIALIVWRVRRAGFRRAGVPLSAFDPVVSLPEPGPWRESAARAARVGDFATAVIDESRAIFAVLSVKQIVSLESSATASEIARSAEAALPEHGPAVHGVAEVFNDLRYGEESARTTRAARGLDDVYADLCALDRSLSALPVRREAPV comes from the coding sequence ATGATCCTCTCCCCCGTCACCGAGGCGGCCGCGCACTTCCGCACCGTCGTGTCCTCCCAGCCGGGCGGCGCCCAGCTCAGCGCCGCCTCGGCGAGCATCGACCGGGACACCGGTCGCGAATGGGTCGAACACGAACTGTCGAAGTCCGAATACGCCGCCAACGACCTCACCCCCTTGGAACAGATCGGCCGGTGGCTGTCCTCCCTGTGGGATTCGCTGGTCCGCGCCGCCCTGGGCGCGAATTCCCCGTGGCTGCTCATCGTCGTCGTCCTCGGTCTCGCCGCGATCATCGCCCTCATCGTCTGGCGTGTGCGCCGGGCCGGATTCCGCCGCGCCGGAGTCCCGCTGTCGGCCTTCGACCCGGTCGTGTCCCTGCCGGAACCGGGTCCGTGGCGCGAGAGCGCGGCCAGGGCCGCCCGCGTCGGGGACTTCGCGACCGCGGTCATCGACGAGTCCCGTGCGATCTTCGCCGTCCTGTCGGTCAAGCAGATCGTCTCGCTCGAATCCTCGGCCACGGCCAGTGAGATCGCCCGATCCGCCGAGGCGGCCCTGCCCGAGCACGGACCCGCCGTCCACGGTGTGGCCGAGGTGTTCAACGACCTCCGCTACGGGGAGGAATCCGCGCGCACGACGCGCGCCGCTCGCGGCCTCGACGACGTCTATGCGGACCTGTGCGCGCTGGACCGGTCCCTGAGCGCACTGCCGGTCCGCCGGGAGGCACCGGTATGA
- a CDS encoding DUF4350 domain-containing protein, producing MSAQLDVAARGTRSSARIPLRARLRSASVWIVAAFVILITVIALVLLTGDDESEEPLHYDSTARTGTKALVETLRDHDVDVTTTEDQEQARTAAARPDTTLLIPANSAALSHGDIAGLQYALRTHGNRLVLVDPGATVTEFTDRITVNDNLSPLADPDATSLPACDSPIARSAGAVTTGDVEYAETRKGTNGITACYPFAGPGVDETDGAEVSPGSARGQLLTDSRGSVPLTVLGNRDWVTNEHIDEEGNASLVLSQLSETQNLVVYHPTFDDSGQQQSPPSPIDFVPGWFLAGVLWLIPCVLVLLLVIGRRFGPLALERLPVVVPAVETVHGRAALSSRSHDRDGALHTLRTSALLRIAKRLSLRPDARTPDIIARIATTTGVDPGHLHHVFVSASARTDAELTELVHQLTQIESEIP from the coding sequence ATGAGCGCACAGTTGGATGTCGCCGCCCGCGGCACTCGTTCGAGTGCGCGGATCCCGCTGCGGGCCCGTCTGCGTTCGGCCTCGGTCTGGATCGTCGCGGCCTTCGTCATCCTCATCACCGTGATCGCGCTCGTGCTGCTGACCGGTGACGATGAGTCCGAGGAACCGCTGCACTATGACTCGACGGCGCGCACCGGCACGAAGGCCCTCGTCGAGACCCTGCGCGACCACGATGTCGACGTCACCACCACCGAGGATCAGGAGCAGGCCCGCACGGCCGCCGCCCGACCCGACACCACTCTGCTCATTCCCGCGAACTCTGCGGCGCTGTCGCACGGGGACATCGCCGGCCTCCAGTACGCTCTGCGCACCCACGGCAACCGGCTGGTCCTCGTCGATCCGGGTGCGACGGTCACGGAGTTCACCGACCGGATCACCGTCAACGACAACCTCAGCCCGCTGGCCGACCCGGATGCCACGTCCCTGCCGGCATGCGACTCACCGATCGCCCGCAGCGCCGGCGCCGTGACCACCGGCGATGTCGAATACGCGGAGACGAGGAAGGGCACGAACGGAATCACCGCCTGCTACCCGTTCGCCGGGCCCGGGGTCGATGAGACCGACGGCGCCGAGGTGTCGCCCGGGTCCGCACGCGGACAGCTGCTCACCGATTCGCGAGGTTCCGTCCCGCTGACCGTGCTCGGCAACCGCGACTGGGTGACCAATGAGCACATCGACGAAGAGGGCAACGCCTCCCTCGTGCTCTCACAGCTGTCGGAGACGCAGAACCTCGTCGTCTACCACCCGACCTTCGACGATTCCGGGCAGCAGCAGTCGCCGCCGTCGCCCATCGATTTCGTGCCCGGCTGGTTCCTCGCCGGCGTCCTGTGGCTGATCCCCTGCGTACTCGTCCTCCTGCTCGTCATCGGGCGCCGGTTCGGCCCATTGGCTCTCGAGCGTCTGCCCGTCGTCGTGCCGGCGGTGGAGACCGTGCACGGCCGGGCCGCCCTGAGCTCCCGCAGCCACGACAGGGACGGGGCCCTGCACACTCTGCGGACGAGTGCACTGCTGCGCATCGCCAAACGGCTGAGTCTCAGACCCGATGCCCGCACCCCGGACATCATCGCCCGCATCGCGACCACCACGGGAGTCGACCCGGGCCACCTCCACCATGTCTTCGTCTCCGCTTCGGCACGCACAGACGCCGAACTCACCGAACTCGTCCATCAGCTCACCCAGATCGAAAGTGAGATCCCATGA
- a CDS encoding AAA family ATPase — MTQPPQDPTNPQEPAAPQASAAPQASPVPQEPAAETLQTPAAEPDPLREAFTGVRTEIAKAVVGQDQAVTGMLIALLCRGHVLLEGVPGVAKTLLVRSFAAAVTLESSRVQFTPDLMPSDVTGSLVYDAPASDFSFRPGPVFTNILIADEINRTPPKTQSALLEAMEEHQVSVGGRSRKLPEPFLVAATQNPVEYEGTYPLPEAQLDRFLFKLVLDLPERDHEFEILDRHARGFDAGALSSAGLRPVADAELIGRARGAIAKIYIAPQIITYIVDLARATRQTPSLALGVSPRGATRMLGAARAHAWLSGRHYVTPDDVKALAHMSLSHRVILRPEAQMDGLDVGQVLDSIIATTEVPR, encoded by the coding sequence ATGACCCAGCCGCCCCAGGACCCCACGAATCCTCAGGAACCGGCAGCGCCGCAGGCATCGGCAGCGCCGCAGGCATCGCCCGTTCCTCAGGAACCGGCCGCCGAGACTCTGCAGACCCCGGCGGCCGAGCCGGATCCGTTGCGTGAGGCGTTCACCGGTGTGCGCACCGAGATCGCCAAGGCCGTCGTCGGCCAGGATCAGGCGGTGACCGGAATGCTCATCGCGCTGCTGTGCCGAGGTCATGTGCTCCTCGAGGGAGTCCCCGGAGTGGCGAAGACCCTGCTCGTGCGCAGCTTCGCGGCCGCGGTCACTCTGGAGAGCTCGCGTGTGCAGTTCACTCCCGATCTCATGCCCAGCGATGTCACCGGGTCGCTGGTCTACGACGCTCCCGCATCGGACTTCTCGTTCCGTCCCGGCCCGGTGTTCACGAACATCCTCATCGCCGATGAGATCAACCGCACTCCGCCGAAGACCCAGTCGGCGCTGCTGGAGGCGATGGAAGAGCATCAGGTGTCCGTCGGCGGACGATCCCGGAAGCTGCCCGAACCGTTCCTCGTGGCGGCCACACAGAATCCCGTCGAATACGAAGGCACCTATCCGCTGCCGGAGGCCCAGCTCGACCGGTTCCTCTTCAAACTCGTCCTCGACCTGCCTGAGCGGGATCACGAATTCGAGATCCTCGACCGCCATGCCCGCGGCTTCGATGCCGGTGCCCTGTCATCGGCAGGTCTGCGTCCGGTCGCGGACGCCGAACTCATCGGCCGGGCACGTGGAGCGATCGCGAAGATCTACATCGCCCCGCAGATCATCACCTATATCGTCGACCTCGCCCGAGCCACCCGCCAGACTCCGTCCCTGGCCCTGGGCGTCTCACCCCGCGGAGCGACGAGGATGCTCGGTGCCGCCCGTGCTCATGCGTGGCTCAGCGGCCGACACTATGTCACCCCCGACGATGTCAAGGCCTTGGCCCATATGTCTCTGTCGCACCGGGTCATCCTGCGCCCCGAGGCACAGATGGACGGCCTGGACGTCGGTCAGGTCCTCGATTCGATCATCGCCACGACCGAAGTGCCTCGCTGA
- a CDS encoding DUF58 domain-containing protein has translation MTTRLLLLTLLGLVPVMLVPTWPTALIVAGVIVVVAVFDFFLVPRIHGLEVQRTPGPMVRLGDGTHSTLTLLNGTDRRLRLHVRDAWAPSAGAVETRSRHVLGPGEHTQVRTELEPTRRGALPGDLVTVRSRSVLGLIHRQKSIDVPASVRVLPPFVSRRELPSKTQKLRELEGRSAVMIRGMGTEFDSLRDYVDGDDVRSIDWRASARAQNLVVKTWRPEKDRRVVIVVDSSRFAARRCGEGTVFDAALEASLLLTALAAGAGDRVDVIVADARVRAVASSHRAHDPVHDLSVALTPVHPELYEANWESIAAAVLQTSRQQALVVLVTQLDEATFAEDILPVLPTLTSHHRVVVAGVEDPTLEALAAERGDVEDVYTAAAAEAEMLATASLQTRLRGLGVSSVHALPEKLPGALADLYIRLKVTGGL, from the coding sequence ATGACCACCCGGCTGCTCCTGCTCACCCTCCTCGGCCTCGTCCCCGTCATGCTGGTGCCCACGTGGCCGACGGCACTGATCGTGGCCGGCGTGATCGTCGTGGTCGCGGTCTTCGACTTCTTTCTCGTGCCCCGGATCCACGGACTGGAGGTCCAGCGCACACCGGGTCCGATGGTCCGCCTCGGCGATGGCACCCACAGCACGCTGACTCTGCTCAACGGGACGGATCGCCGGCTGCGGCTCCACGTCCGCGACGCCTGGGCCCCGAGCGCCGGGGCGGTCGAGACCCGTTCTCGCCACGTGCTGGGACCGGGTGAGCACACACAGGTGCGCACCGAGCTGGAGCCGACGCGGCGAGGTGCGCTGCCCGGCGATCTGGTCACGGTGCGCAGCCGCAGCGTGCTCGGGCTGATCCACCGCCAGAAGAGCATCGACGTTCCCGCCTCCGTGCGCGTGCTGCCTCCGTTCGTGTCCCGGCGCGAGCTGCCGTCGAAGACGCAGAAGCTGCGTGAGCTCGAGGGACGGTCTGCGGTGATGATCCGCGGAATGGGCACCGAATTCGATTCGCTGCGCGACTATGTCGACGGTGACGATGTCCGGTCCATCGATTGGCGGGCCAGTGCCCGCGCTCAGAACCTCGTGGTCAAGACCTGGCGGCCGGAGAAGGACCGTCGAGTCGTCATCGTCGTCGACTCTTCCCGTTTCGCGGCCCGCCGCTGTGGTGAGGGCACGGTCTTCGATGCCGCACTCGAGGCCTCGCTGCTGCTGACGGCTCTGGCCGCGGGTGCCGGCGACCGGGTCGATGTCATCGTCGCCGATGCCCGGGTCCGCGCAGTCGCATCGAGCCATCGGGCCCACGATCCGGTCCATGACCTGTCGGTCGCGCTGACTCCTGTGCACCCGGAGCTCTATGAGGCGAACTGGGAGTCGATCGCCGCCGCCGTTCTGCAGACGTCCAGGCAGCAGGCGCTCGTCGTGCTGGTCACGCAGCTCGACGAAGCGACCTTCGCCGAGGACATCCTGCCGGTGCTGCCCACACTCACGAGTCATCACCGGGTCGTCGTCGCGGGAGTCGAAGATCCCACGCTCGAGGCCCTGGCTGCCGAACGCGGCGACGTCGAGGACGTCTATACGGCGGCGGCCGCTGAAGCGGAGATGCTGGCCACGGCGTCGCTGCAGACTCGGCTGCGCGGGCTCGGCGTCTCCTCCGTCCATGCACTGCCGGAGAAGCTTCCCGGAGCGTTGGCCGATCTCTACATCCGGCTCAAGGTCACCGGCGGACTGTGA
- a CDS encoding stage II sporulation protein M, with protein sequence MDPNLLAQLHGDDWLELSALAKRNTLTPEQTTRFLELYRAASKDLSQITTVAPDSLEAARLSAIVHRSRNHLSSVPSGGLSGLARFFVISLPLSLYRLRWDFVIVAAGFLAVAVLSGIWAGTHPEVLETFGSTEYRRQFAEHDFVDYYKENPNGFFAVGVWTNNAWIAVQFVLLGITGGYVIVGLFSNAVNVGFSGAMMFEFDRASDFFLYILPHGIPEISCIILAAAAGLRLFFAWVVPGPRLRRDRLAGEARSLLVVAGGLVLLLLGSGLIEGFVTPNPIPPAIKISIGVAYTAAVVVYAWYFGSRAAAAGLSADLDEHQAGYSVISTDR encoded by the coding sequence ATGGATCCGAACCTGCTGGCCCAGCTGCACGGCGATGACTGGCTGGAGCTGTCGGCGTTGGCGAAGAGGAACACGCTGACACCCGAGCAGACGACCCGTTTCCTCGAGCTCTACCGCGCCGCGTCGAAGGATCTGTCACAGATCACGACCGTGGCTCCCGATTCGCTCGAAGCCGCGCGACTCTCGGCGATCGTCCATCGCTCCCGCAACCATCTCTCGTCCGTGCCCAGCGGGGGACTGTCGGGACTCGCACGGTTCTTCGTCATCAGCCTGCCGCTGTCTCTGTACCGACTGCGGTGGGACTTCGTCATCGTGGCTGCCGGGTTCCTCGCCGTGGCCGTCCTGTCGGGGATCTGGGCGGGAACGCATCCGGAAGTGCTCGAGACCTTCGGCAGCACCGAGTACAGACGACAGTTCGCCGAACACGACTTCGTCGACTACTACAAGGAGAACCCGAACGGATTCTTCGCTGTCGGCGTGTGGACGAACAACGCGTGGATCGCCGTCCAGTTCGTCCTCCTCGGCATCACCGGCGGCTACGTCATCGTCGGATTGTTCTCGAACGCGGTCAACGTCGGCTTCTCCGGGGCGATGATGTTCGAGTTCGACCGGGCCTCCGACTTCTTCCTCTACATCCTGCCGCACGGCATCCCGGAGATCAGCTGCATCATCCTCGCCGCAGCCGCGGGTCTGCGGCTGTTCTTCGCGTGGGTGGTGCCGGGGCCGCGGCTGCGCCGTGACCGACTCGCCGGTGAGGCCCGGTCGCTGCTCGTCGTCGCCGGCGGTCTTGTGCTTCTGCTGCTCGGTTCGGGCCTCATCGAGGGGTTCGTGACTCCGAACCCGATTCCGCCGGCGATCAAGATCTCAATCGGAGTGGCGTATACCGCCGCGGTCGTCGTCTACGCGTGGTATTTCGGCAGTCGCGCGGCCGCGGCCGGACTCAGTGCCGATCTGGACGAGCACCAGGCCGGCTATTCGGTCATCTCCACCGACCGCTGA
- a CDS encoding RDD family protein, with translation MSTLITGEAVELNVQPAALAARALSCLIDYIVYSLVNIGLLIAMFWLMLKVFDLNGLLLGSLMTVMTIFVFVLLPMLVEVLSRGRSLGKLILGLRVVRDDGGAVRLRHSFIRALLWPFEIVSSGGGIAALSGLLSPQAKRLGDYLAGTIAVSERSRPLPPMHTHVAPHLHDWLNRTDVTTIPDGLHRRIVAFLAMAPQLGAESRWQRAIELATELNPYVAPAPPEGTFPEQFLSAVIHRQRIAEVEKQRRRADRANAFRSGVDTLPYGLSLTRR, from the coding sequence GTGAGTACTCTGATCACCGGCGAAGCCGTCGAACTCAATGTCCAGCCGGCCGCTCTGGCGGCTCGCGCGCTGAGCTGCCTGATCGACTACATCGTCTATTCGCTGGTGAACATCGGGCTTCTCATCGCCATGTTCTGGCTGATGCTCAAGGTGTTCGACCTCAACGGACTGCTCCTCGGCTCGCTCATGACCGTCATGACCATCTTCGTGTTCGTGCTGCTGCCGATGCTCGTCGAAGTGCTCAGCCGGGGTCGTTCCCTCGGCAAGCTCATCCTCGGGCTGCGTGTGGTCCGCGACGACGGCGGTGCGGTGCGGTTGCGGCATTCCTTCATCCGAGCCCTGCTGTGGCCGTTCGAGATCGTCTCCAGCGGCGGCGGCATCGCGGCCCTGTCCGGGCTGCTCTCGCCGCAGGCCAAACGCCTCGGCGACTACCTGGCCGGAACCATTGCCGTGAGCGAACGCAGCCGACCGCTGCCGCCCATGCACACACATGTGGCCCCGCATCTGCACGACTGGCTGAACCGCACCGACGTGACCACGATCCCCGACGGTCTGCATCGGCGCATCGTCGCGTTCCTCGCCATGGCACCCCAGCTCGGCGCGGAGTCGCGCTGGCAACGAGCGATCGAGCTCGCCACCGAACTCAACCCCTATGTGGCGCCGGCCCCGCCGGAGGGGACGTTCCCCGAACAGTTCCTGTCCGCGGTCATCCATCGGCAGCGCATCGCGGAGGTCGAGAAGCAGCGCCGGCGTGCGGACCGTGCGAATGCGTTCCGGTCCGGGGTCGACACGCTCCCCTACGGTCTCAGCCTCACCCGCCGCTGA